GAGCTGCGCAATTTGCTTGAATCCGTTCAAACGGCGCCCGACATTGTCAGGGCACGTGTTTTTACCGATCAGGGGAATCTATACGGCTTCGATTTATTAAATCTTTTTCCGCTAGACAACTTGAAAGAATACCCTTGGCATGAAGAGATTATGAAAGCGGGCGGCAGCATCGTTTGGACGGGAATCTACGAAGAAAACTATCTGGACTCGGGCCCGGCACGGATTCTTTCCTGTGCCCGCCTGCTGAGACACCCGCGAAATTTCGATCAGACACTTGGCGTGCTTATGCTGGATGTTCCCGAGAAGCTGGTCGCCGACATCATATCCGAACTTGATTTTCCGGCTCAGAGCCGTGTCTTTATGGTGGATCGCAGCGGGACTATTATTTACAGTGCGGAGCAATCCATGATCGGCACTAAGGCTCTGCTCACGAGCGGGTCCGGTGAAGGAATCCTTGAACGGTCTGAAGGCGGCATGGACTTGTTCGAGGTGAGTGCCCCCATCAAAACTGCGGATTGGCGGCTCGTGCTGGAGGTGCCCAAATCTGGCCTGACGCACCGCGCGACCACGTTAAGTCAGTGGTCCGGCATCGCGACGATCGTCGGTATGACGATCATGTTTCTGATTCTCGTGTTCATGTTAATGGCTTTCATTATTAACGGAATGAATCGCCGGATCCGATCGGTCTTCAAGACGATCCGCACGGAAGGCGTCGAAGGGCTGGAAGAGCGGGGCAGCGACTTCTATTTGCTTGAGCGGGTTGTCGATCATTTGGTGCATCGGGTGAAGGATTTGATGGAGGAAGCTTACCGTTCGAAAATGCTGGAGCGGGAGGCTGAACTTCGCGCGCTGCAGGCGCAGATCAATCCGCACTTTCTCTACAATACGCTGGATACGATCAATTGGCTGGCGATCTCCCGCGAAGCCGACGATATCAGTCATCTGATCGAGAGTCTGTCCGACTACTTCCGGCTCAGTTTGAATAAAGGAAAGGATCGTGTTTGCATAGCGGATGAACTGGAGCTCGCGAGAGTCTATTTGGAGATCCAGCAGAACCGGTTCCCTTCGACATTCGAGTTCGTGATTGAAGCGGATCCGGAGGCGAGCCGGTGCGTTATTCCGAAGCTGACGCTGCAACCAATTGTCGAGAATGCTCTGCTGCACGGCATCCGCAAGAACAAGAGCAAAATCGGGACCATCAGCATTCGTGCGAAGCGGTATGGCGACGAGCTTGAGATTATGGTCAAAGATGATGGTATCGGCATGGAGGAGCAGATAGCCTCCAGCCTCTTGTCCACATCGCGCCCTTTGCTGAACGCCGAAGGTGGCAGCTCGTACGGGCTTTACAATGTGAACGAGCGAATCAAGCTGCTGGCCGGTTACGAATATGGACTTACGGTCCGTTCCCGATTAGGCGAAGGCACTTGCGTGATCATTCGTCTCAAGGCGATGCAAGAGGAACAAATTAAGTAGGATAGGACTAGAAAGTGTCGGATTGCCCTCTACATGACGTACCCTCCTGCAGGTACAATGAAGCCATAAGTGCAGGAGGTGCAACCACAATATGAGCGAGCTCATCACACAATGGAATGGAAAGGCAGGGGAGGTCAAGGTTTCGCGCAAGCGTGAAGGCAGGTGGCGACAGGTATGGCGGAACATCGATACCTACATGCTGCTGTTGCCTGGCCTGCTATTACTGGTGCTGTTCAAATACACACCGATGTACGGAGTCTTGATCGCGTTTCAGGAATACAACATTTTCGATGGGATCGCAGGAAGCAAATGGGTCGGACTTGAGCAGTTCCACAAGCTCATGCAATCTGCAGAATTCATGCAAGTGTTCACGAATACATTGCTCATCAGTGTATACAAGATCGTGTTGCTGTTCCCGATACCCATCCTTATCGCCCTGCTGCTGAACGAGATTCGGTTCCCAGCGTTCAAGCGGACGATCCAGACGATTATCTACATGCCTCACTTCTTGTCCTGGGTCATCATCTCTGGCTTGTTCATGACGATCTTGTCTCCTTCCGACGGACTTGTCAATTCCGTAATTCTACGGCTCGGTGGCGAATCAATCCGATTTTTTATGGATAACCACGTATTCCGAAGCGTCATCGTGTTCACGGCAGGCTGGAAGGAAATCGGCTGGAACGCAATCATCTTCATCGCCGCTCTCGCCAGTGTCGAGCAGGAGCAATACGAGGCGGCTTCGATCGATGGAGCGAACAGGCTGCGGCAGATGTGGCATATCTCTCTTCCCGGCATTATGCCGACGGTCATCCTGATGCTCATTCTCCGCCTGGGTATGGTGCTGGACGCGGGCACAGAACAGATACTGACGATGTATAACCCAACCGTCTACGCATCCGGCGATGTCATCGGTACCTTCGTCTACCGAATGGGTCTCGGCAAGATGGATTACAGTTTCAGCACCGCGGTCGGCCTTTTCAATTCGATCGTCGGTTTCATTCTCGTCGTCTCCGGCAACTGGCTCAGCAAGAAATTGCTGAACCGCGGGATCTGGTAAGGAGGCCTGACATGCATATTCGTAAAAGAACGTTCAGCGACTGGGTAGTAGACATCTTCGTCTACGGCTTCATGATTGCGTTAGGGCTGATTACCTTACTGCCCATGATTCACGTGTTCTCCAAATCTGTCAGTTCCGATTGGGCGCTTGTATCGGGACGGGTGAACCTGCTGCCGGTCGGCTTCCAGCTGGATACGCTGGTCAACGTCGCCACTTCTCACGCATTCGGCCGGGCTTTCGTCATTTCGGCCATCGTGACAGTAGCGGGGAC
Above is a genomic segment from Paenibacillus sp. HWE-109 containing:
- a CDS encoding sensor histidine kinase, which produces MAARRWMLVYGLLIFLPACIMLFVYYDQSSRILQEEVTQTMQQTLKQAGINLNSRLNYVQNSSNSLFMNHKLYENLDPANPIIERITQSKELRNLLESVQTAPDIVRARVFTDQGNLYGFDLLNLFPLDNLKEYPWHEEIMKAGGSIVWTGIYEENYLDSGPARILSCARLLRHPRNFDQTLGVLMLDVPEKLVADIISELDFPAQSRVFMVDRSGTIIYSAEQSMIGTKALLTSGSGEGILERSEGGMDLFEVSAPIKTADWRLVLEVPKSGLTHRATTLSQWSGIATIVGMTIMFLILVFMLMAFIINGMNRRIRSVFKTIRTEGVEGLEERGSDFYLLERVVDHLVHRVKDLMEEAYRSKMLEREAELRALQAQINPHFLYNTLDTINWLAISREADDISHLIESLSDYFRLSLNKGKDRVCIADELELARVYLEIQQNRFPSTFEFVIEADPEASRCVIPKLTLQPIVENALLHGIRKNKSKIGTISIRAKRYGDELEIMVKDDGIGMEEQIASSLLSTSRPLLNAEGGSSYGLYNVNERIKLLAGYEYGLTVRSRLGEGTCVIIRLKAMQEEQIK
- a CDS encoding ABC transporter permease, yielding MLLLPGLLLLVLFKYTPMYGVLIAFQEYNIFDGIAGSKWVGLEQFHKLMQSAEFMQVFTNTLLISVYKIVLLFPIPILIALLLNEIRFPAFKRTIQTIIYMPHFLSWVIISGLFMTILSPSDGLVNSVILRLGGESIRFFMDNHVFRSVIVFTAGWKEIGWNAIIFIAALASVEQEQYEAASIDGANRLRQMWHISLPGIMPTVILMLILRLGMVLDAGTEQILTMYNPTVYASGDVIGTFVYRMGLGKMDYSFSTAVGLFNSIVGFILVVSGNWLSKKLLNRGIW